The genomic DNA GTGGGCAAAAAAATACAGGTAACGCAAAGGCTCCGTATAATGATGATAAgtcacccgtcacatcgaatatttagatactaagggggtgtttgggaaacacctgttaaagtttaatacctgtcacatcggatgtttggatgttaattaggagtactaaacataagctaattacaaaactaattgcacagatggagtataattcgcgagacgaatctattacgcctaattagtccatgatttgacaatgtggtgctacagtaaccatttgctaatgatggattaattaggcttaatagattcgtctcgcgaattagcacagggttctgcaattagttttataattagctcatgtttaatcctcctaattagcatccgaacatccgatgtgacactgttaaagtttagcacctcgtatccaaacagcccctaattagaagtattaaacgtagactatttacaaaaccgattacataagtggaggctaaacggcgagatgaatctattaagcctaattagtccatgatttgacaatgtgttgctacagtaaacatttgctaatgatggattaattaggcttaataggttcgtctcgctgtttagcctccacttatataatgggttttgtaaatagcctacgtttaatactcctaattagtatctaaacattgatgtgacacttgcttaaaaataagcaaaagtaaccaaacgccccctcagATTCCTGAATGGCAAAATACGCATCGTGGTCCTTGAACTTTGCAATTAGAGCcaagttcgtccctcaactCCCTCAACTTCTATTTATGGGTCAAAGTCGTTCTTATACTAATGTGGTGCTCTATATTAACATGAGACTAATGCGGTGCTCTATATTAACATGAGACTAATGCAAAAAGTTATTTTTATCTTTACCTCTTGTATGTCAAATATATATGTACTTATACTTCCTTAACATACACAcgataatatattttttaactaacaCAGTATATGATTTTAAAAAACGTATCTACTTATACTCTTTCTACTCATACTCTTTAAGTCGTGCATGTGCTCATATGAATTTGATATGCAAAATGTATGTACTCATATTATttggtatatatacaattcaATGTACGTGCTTATGCTTTAAAATTGAAATTAACATGTGCTCATATATGTACTATATATGCTCCATATATGTATTCATACTCTCTCGATAAAAATATAAATGGTGGAAATTGAAAAGGGAAAGAAGGAGCTAAGGGTATAAAAGATTTTTTACATCATTTTCATGCTAATATGGAGCTTCATATCAGCACAAAGGACGAGTTTGATCAAAAATAAAATGTTGAGGTACTGGATtgaccaatataaaagttgAAGGACGAACTTGACCCTCAAGTTCAGAACCACAATGCCTATTTTGCCTTCCTCAATTTTAATAGTCTTTAGGCGATGTTTTGTAATATAAAACATCTACCAAGATTTGCAAACATTAACGTGGGACCTACAACATTATGCTTTGGATTCCATTCATTTATTTACAAAGATCAATATCCATAACATCGAACATTATGTTCTACAACATTGAATATGTTGCTTGAAACAATAATCGAGAACTTGAAATACCTCAAATATTCAAATGACACGGGGATATAGAACAAAAAAGTGCGCATCGATCTCCATTGCACCAAACATGTggagcgggggggggggggagttggTGGCGTTGGCATTGTTTATATTCGCCCTTCTTTTCATAATCTAATCACTAATCCGTTGCTTTCCGGAAAGAAAAAGGTGATGGGATGTAAAAGAAAGGCCGGGCTATAACTACAAGCGGTGCTGTGCTGGGGTTACTCATTCATTGATTAGCGCGGTGCGGAGCGGCCGATCATGAGACAATTCGGTGCTCGGTGAGAGAAAGAAAGCGTGACCTGTTCTTATATGAAACCAAACTCGCGccataaaaagaaaaggtgctTTGGTAAGGTGTTGTCAATTGTCATTGACGAGGGCAGCATGTGCCTGTTGTGTGTTGGGTGGGATGTTGGTTTCGCCGGGGCCGGGCTTCCTTTGCGAGGCTGCAAGCCCCCAGGCGGGACGGACGCGAACCGCCGCAACGGCGACAGCGCATCGGCCGGCAGGTCGGCCAGGCAGACCAGATCAGGGGGCCAGAGGAGCGCGACGCGCGTCGTGTCCGTCCCACGCCACCGCCTTGGATGGCAGCGAGATCGACTCTCGGAGCAGGGAGGTCGATCGAGTTCCCTTTGGATTATATACGGTACGTCGTCATCGCCACCCATGGCATGTGCGATAGTCAAGTAGTAGCAGCGATGATCCACATTTCTTATGGAACCGTCAGTAGTTGCCGAGCTGGTTTTCAGCAGCGAGCGAGCGAAAAGCAGGGCAGGAGAAGGAAGCGCGATCGAGCTTTGACCGCGCCTGAATCCAAGCCACGCAGCAGCGCTTCGGCTCCACTCCATGTCCAGGACCCTCGCAGTGCCAGTTGCCGTTGCCACTGCCCAAGTCCGCGGGTGGTTGTCGCCGGGACCGGGATCCGTTCCGGATATCTCTAGCTAGTCGTCACCATTTTTTTTAATGCAACAAAATAGTTGGCGCGCAGAAGACGAGAGGGGGGTTGTTGGGTGCCTTGGTGGTTAGCGCCTCACCTCACCAGACGAGAGGGTGGTTAGCTTAATTAGCATCACCAGATGATTTACCGGCAGCTAGCACCAATATAATACTCCTATTATTAGTAGATGCATGGATGGTGCGTCCAGTCCAGTCCTGCACTCCTGCAGTGACACCAGCAACAAGCTGCGCTacgaggaaggaaggaaggaaaccTGCCTCACCTGCTCTGCTCCGAGGCAGAGTCAGCATCTTGGACTTGGGTGAGTACCAGGTAGCcaatcgtcgtcgtcgtcgtcgtcgtcccacgGCCAGGAGAGTCAAGTACAGGcagtggcggagggaggggggggCAGGGGGGGGCCTGGCACCCCCTGACCCTGTCGGGCACCACCCATCAGGAGTGGACCTGGCACCCCCTGTGGCCTGGCCGGTTGGTCAAATATCAACTTCAATCTATCACGGTGGCAGTCACGAggagttggagttggagttggaaGCGGCATGGGCCTGGCTCCTGGCCGCCTGGGCACTGGCCCAATTAATAAATACACCTTTATTCCTGCCGCCAGACGCAGACGCCAATACCGAGTCGTCCAGTCGCTCCTCCGTTTGTTCTGTTCCttctcctgccgccgccgccgccagtcaaAAAAAAGACGAGGAATCAATCCAAGGATTCAAGGATGAGGCCAGCCATGCGCTGATGCGTAGCAGGCAGCAGCGTCTCCTGGATTTGTGGTTCGTTTGCGCAGCTTGTTTTCTCTTAtctttatttttctagattATAAATCTTAggtattttttatttatgtgtTTCATGATGCACGTACAGTCGTACAGATGATTAatatgaagaagagaaagactATCAATAGTTTTTTTAAGCCGATTGGCTCAAGTGCTCCTGATCTAGAAGGGGAAACTCATAATGATCATGTACAAAATTCTAATAATCAGAGTAATGTTGCTGCTACCACTGAACCAATCGAAGCCGAGGTTGCCGAGCATCCACCAGTTATTGCTACTAGATTTGAGAGAGACCCTGGTAAACGTGTTCAGATATTGGAATTGTCAGCGGATCAACAAGATGAAGCTCGAAGATTTTATATTTCAGAGGGTCCATATCAACCTGTGTTGGCAGAGTACCCACTTAGTGAATTAGCTCATCGTCGTCGATTTCAGAGTAACTGGTTCAAGCAATTTACTTGGCTAGAATATTCACCTCATACAAACCGTGCTTACTGTCTgccatgttttttattttctaagaAGCCAATTGGGAAAGTTGGATCAGATACATTCATAGTAAAGGGGTTTCAGAATTGGAAGAAAGTTAATTGCGGAAATGAATGTTCTTTTCTAAAACATATGGGAGATGCCGGCTCAGCCCACAATTATTCTGTTCGGTGTTTTAATAATCTTAAGAACACAATGGCTCAAATTGACAATGTGATTGTTAAACAAAAAGAGATAATGGTTGCAAAAGGAAGACGAAGGCTTGCGACTACGATTGATTGCATTAGGTAATAAGATCAAATTCTCATGTCTTTGTGCAGTATTTAAATTTAACTTGCTTTCTTTATGTACTTATAGGTGGTTGNNNNNNNNNNNNNNNNNNNNNNNNNNNNNNNNNNNNNNNNNNNNNNNNNNNNNNNNNNNNNNNNNNNNNNNNNNNNNNNNNNNNNNNNNNNNNNNNNNNNAAGATATAAGAGGTCAAGGTTACGATGGGGCCAGTAACATGAGAGGGGAGTGGAACGGATTGAAAGCTCTAATTCTCAATGAGTGCCCATATGCATATTATATTCATTGCATGGCTCATCAGCTTCAGTTGGCCCTCGTAGCAGCATCAAGGGAGGTACATGAGGTACACAATTTTTTTCAGCATGCAAATTTCATCATAAATGTTGTTAGTACTTCTCCTAAGCGCAACGATGAGTTGCTAGCAAAACAAGCAGAGGAAATTGCCCATGAAATTGAATTGGGAGAGCTTGACACAGGACGAGGGGCAAATCAGATTTCCTCCCTACAAAGGCCAGGGGACACTAGATGGAGTTCCCACTATAGGTCTATTCTAAGCTTAAAGAAGATGTTTGGTGCCACAGTTTCAGTCCTACGCAACATTGCTAATGATCGTTCAGTTTCAAAGTATTCTCGGGGAGATGCCAGTGGTGCCTTACGAATCATTGTCACATTTGATTTTGTGTTTATTCTACTCCTAAtggaaaagattatgaagatcaCTGATGTATTGTGCCAGACACTCCAAAAGAAGAGCATTGATATCTTAAATGCGGTGGATTCTGTTTCTACCACAAAAGTGTTGCTTGGTGAGTTGCGAGATAATGGTTGggaacctcttcttgaggaggtcAAATTATTTTGTGGAAAGCACGAAATTGATATTCCGGATCTGAGTAAGAAGTATGTTTTTCCCCCCAAattatttattcttttgttAAATTGCACTTgttcatcaatcaatccataTCTTCCCATTTGTAGGTATGTTGATGTGACAAAATCTCGAAACAAGAACGACAACACCACAGCCTTTCACCATTACAAAGTAGATGTGTTTAATGTTGCAATTGATCAACAGCTAGCAGAGTTAGAAGATCGATTCAGTTCTCAAGCGACAGAGCTTTTGTCCCTTTGTGCTTCTTTGGATCCTAGGCTGGACACATTCAACATAGACAATATATGCACTCTGGTAGAAAAATATTATCCTGCTGATTTCTCAAGTCAAGAAAGAGCTCAATTAGAGTGTCAGCTGCCACATTTTCAAATTGATGTATGCAACAGTCCAGAACTAAAGGAATTATCAACACTTGCTGATCTAACAAGTGGACTATTTAAAACAGGAAAATATTCATCTTATCCTATGGTGGACAGGTTATTAAGATTAGTATTAACTCTTCCAGTATCAACTGCAACCACCGAAAGATGCTTTTCAGCTATGAAACTTGCGAAGACACGTCTCAGATGTACAATGGGAGATGGATTTCTGCGAGATTGTTTGGTAATTTATATTGAGAAGGAATTGGCTGCATCAATCAGTACTGATGATATTATTACAGCATATGATCTTGCTGCTAGTCGAAGAGCTAAATTTAAATTGatagatatgtaattttattttggttaaGACTTATAAAACATACTATTATTATATCATTATATGTGACTAAAATCAGCTCACGTGGCTATCGGTTCTACATTGCTTTGTTCATTGCCCCCCCTTACTTCAAatcctggctccgcccctgTACAGGTACGTACAAGGTTAGACAAGTATCCATACCGGATTGCCAGCGCCTACCTACTCGTTGTCTCGTATCTAATCACATCACATGGCGCCACACAAGCACAAAACAATCGGGTTGCGTTGCTGGCATTATCGTATTGCAGGCGGTATTGTCTTTGTCTATTGTGTTGCTGGAACCTAGGAGCTACCAGAGAGAAGACCGATTCCCGAACGCGCCACCAAACCAAACCCTCCATTTTGCAAATCACCGTCTCGCTGTCGTCGGCTCcggtcctgggctcctggctcCATGCATGGTGATGGTGGCATCAGGACATGTTGGTTGCTCGAGCATCATCAGGTGTATGACAAAACAAGAGCTGGACGACTCTGAGATATACTGTACAACACAGATGCGCGGGGTAAGGATTCAAGATCAAGCGACTCGGAATTCGTGTCCGTTCATCCGCTTTATCATTCATAGATAAAACAAATATAAAAAGGTTTAGCGCGTCTCTCGTGATCCTCAATTTGGCCCATAGATATGCGGGAGCAATGAGGCCCACTCTACGTGTCCTCGATGGTGGACTGGGCTAAGGCGCTAAGCTGCCACGCACACGGACGGACGCTGGCATCACATTTGGGCCTGACCTGCCACATCTTTCTTCTTAGCAGGCTCATGGCAGATCACCTGGCTGCACGAGGCGTCGGCCTCCGGGAAATcaacgccgccgtcgagcgTCGACCTGCTCCTGCTGCCACGGCTGCTGGCTAGGGAGGAACGGCGTTCCGGTCTGCTGCTCTGAATAAATTTGCAGTCATCCGGTTTAGCGCCACTGTTGCTGAAAACCGatgcctgcaactgcaagtatTGAATCATCGTCTGAACTGACGATGCCATTGATTTCCAACCAATCCACAAAACCTAACATGTGGCTTACAACATTATATCTGTACGAAAGGTGTTTCGGGATCAAAGGGAAACCCGAAATCATAGTCTTACTAACGGCTTCAATAGAATTTCAATTCAGAATTTAGATACCAGCCATTTCCAAATTCTAAAAGGCAGTTGCCCCCTTTTTCTCAAGGAAAAAATAAGATAAGAAAGCAATGAGACACATGATTAACAGCATACCATCCCAGCAAACAAAATACACGACATAGCAAGATCATCCGACTTTATTCTGCTATCCACTTCAACAGAAGTTTAAGCACATCAGTACATCGCCACCACATCTTGCATCTTTCCTCTTCAGAGACTAGGGTAACCAGTTCAAACATGGTAACTGAAGATTCAAAAGGAACAACCATGCTTAAAAGGGTCAAAAGGAAACCTTAACCTTCCAGATCCTAAGATAAAGTGATTCCTAGTTTGCCAGATTAGACTGAAGGCCGCTTACTCCGTGGTTATCACAAACCCACAAAGTCAGAAAAGAGAACTGTGCTATTTACTACCGGGACCTTACTATGAGTGGATTAACAGAAATGCTTTTCGGTCTACTAAATGGACGTCGTAATTGGGATAAGCATTGACCCAATGGCAACAACACCAGGCACGGGTTTTGAGCAGGCTTGACTTGGCGTTGAACCGTATGCAGGTGAACAGGGCTTCCCAACGATCTTCTGTTCTTCACAAGTCATCTCAGGAGCTCCTGATGCACTGTGCACCAATGTATTTTTACCTTCTTTTCGATGCTTCCTAGGTGGTGCTTTTGACGAGACCCTGGCAACAGTTTCTGGTTGCGGCTTTTCAGTTGGGGTGGTCTCAACCTTCTTCCAGCGGCGTCGTTCTCCATCCAAAGCAAATTTCACGTCTGAAGCAATAACCTTCACAGGATTATCAAGAACCTGGTCTCCATAGCAATGGCTTCCTTTCTGTGTGTTTGTGGTGGAAGCTTCGCTAGTCCGGTTCCCAAATTCTTGACATGAACTCTGGTGCCCATCCAAGTTGAGATTCTGTAGCTTGT from Setaria italica strain Yugu1 chromosome VII, Setaria_italica_v2.0, whole genome shotgun sequence includes the following:
- the LOC111258017 gene encoding zinc finger MYM-type protein 1-like, encoding MRGEWNGLKALILNECPYAYYIHCMAHQLQLALVAASREVHEVHNFFQHANFIINVVSTSPKRNDELLAKQAEEIAHEIELGELDTGRGANQISSLQRPGDTRWSSHYRSILSLKKMFGATVSVLRNIANDRSVSKYSRGDASGALRIIVTFDFVFILLLMEKIMKITDVLCQTLQKKSIDILNAVDSVSTTKVLLGELRDNGWEPLLEEVKLFCGKHEIDIPDLSKKYVDVTKSRNKNDNTTAFHHYKVDVFNVAIDQQLAELEDRFSSQATELLSLCASLDPRLDTFNIDNICTLVEKYYPADFSSQERAQLECQLPHFQIDVCNSPELKELSTLADLTSGLFKTGKYSSYPMVDRLLRLVLTLPVSTATTERCFSAMKLAKTRLRCTMGDGFLRDCLVIYIEKELAASISTDDIITAYDLAASRRAKFKLIDM